A genome region from Acidobacteriota bacterium includes the following:
- a CDS encoding squalene--hopene cyclase, whose protein sequence is MTSLPDLDREQLRQTLARTTGKLLDSRVPAGHWEGELSSSALSTATAVLALSVVLREGEGRLDQALLAACRGMAARGADWLVENRTPDGGFGDTVESPSNLSTTALVWAALTALERNSEEALAATRSWICEKTGGLDADALAAAITDRYGKDRTFSAPILTACTLAGAFGADTGAWNRVPQLPFELAVCPPQWFKWLRLPVVSYALPALIAIGQVRHRFQPTRNPLLRVIRSLARRRSLQLLQKIQPTSGGYLEAVPLTSFVIMSLAASGQVEHPVVLRGLDFLAGTARSDGAWPIDTNLATWVTTQSLSALAAGGNLESHLATDQHQNLRGWLLNQQYRSLHPFTHADPGGWAWTDLPGGVPDADDTAGALLALSHLGPIDAESSRAACAGVKWLLDLQNTDGGIPTFCRGWGRLPFDRSSPDLTAHALLAWSSWQQAVGPRLRSRLQSARRGGVKYLSASQRKDGAWVPLWFGNQSAPGEENPTYGTARVVLALNRLARDGGVPVEDMRCRGIHWLLAAQNADGGWGGAEGVGSTIEETALAVQALADVLEEGSPARGLTGASLETAVCKGANWLVSETRGGRNFRPSPIGLYFSKLWYYERQYPVIFSVAALGRAASTAYR, encoded by the coding sequence ATGACCTCTCTCCCAGACCTCGATCGCGAACAACTGAGGCAGACCCTTGCCCGCACCACCGGGAAGCTGCTGGATTCACGGGTCCCGGCGGGCCACTGGGAGGGCGAGTTGTCCAGCAGCGCTCTCTCGACCGCCACGGCGGTGCTGGCATTGTCCGTAGTATTGAGGGAAGGAGAAGGACGGCTGGACCAGGCTCTGCTGGCCGCGTGCCGCGGGATGGCAGCCCGGGGAGCGGACTGGCTGGTTGAAAACCGGACCCCGGACGGTGGCTTCGGCGATACGGTGGAGAGCCCCAGCAACCTGAGCACCACGGCGCTGGTCTGGGCGGCCCTGACAGCGTTGGAGAGGAATTCCGAGGAAGCACTGGCGGCTACCCGGTCCTGGATCTGCGAGAAGACTGGAGGCCTAGATGCCGATGCGCTGGCCGCGGCCATTACGGACCGCTACGGAAAAGACCGGACCTTTTCGGCGCCCATCCTGACCGCCTGTACCCTGGCCGGTGCCTTTGGAGCCGATACCGGCGCGTGGAATCGGGTCCCCCAGCTCCCCTTCGAACTGGCCGTCTGTCCCCCGCAGTGGTTCAAGTGGCTGCGCCTCCCGGTGGTCAGCTATGCCCTGCCGGCCCTGATTGCCATCGGCCAGGTCCGCCACCGCTTCCAGCCCACGCGAAACCCCTTACTGCGTGTAATCCGCTCGCTGGCGCGACGGCGGAGCCTGCAGTTGCTGCAGAAGATTCAACCGACAAGTGGGGGCTACCTGGAAGCGGTTCCGCTCACCAGTTTCGTGATCATGAGCCTGGCGGCCAGCGGCCAGGTAGAGCATCCCGTGGTCTTGCGGGGTCTCGACTTTCTGGCGGGAACCGCTCGCAGCGACGGAGCCTGGCCCATCGATACCAACCTGGCCACCTGGGTGACCACGCAGTCTCTTTCCGCCCTGGCCGCCGGCGGAAACCTTGAATCCCACCTGGCCACGGACCAGCACCAAAACCTTCGTGGCTGGCTGCTGAATCAGCAATATCGCAGCCTACATCCCTTCACCCATGCCGATCCCGGCGGCTGGGCCTGGACCGATCTCCCGGGAGGGGTTCCGGACGCCGACGATACTGCCGGTGCTCTGCTGGCCTTGAGCCACCTGGGCCCCATCGATGCCGAGTCGAGCCGGGCTGCTTGCGCCGGGGTGAAGTGGCTGCTCGACCTCCAGAACACCGACGGAGGTATTCCCACCTTTTGCCGCGGCTGGGGGCGGTTGCCCTTCGACCGCAGCAGCCCCGATCTGACGGCCCATGCCCTGCTGGCCTGGTCAAGCTGGCAACAGGCTGTTGGGCCCCGACTTCGATCCCGCCTGCAGTCGGCTCGCAGGGGCGGCGTGAAATATCTGAGTGCTTCCCAGCGAAAAGACGGGGCCTGGGTGCCGCTCTGGTTCGGCAACCAGTCGGCCCCCGGCGAAGAAAACCCGACCTATGGTACGGCTCGGGTCGTTCTGGCCCTCAACCGCCTGGCCCGCGATGGAGGTGTTCCGGTTGAAGACATGAGGTGTCGCGGCATCCATTGGTTGCTGGCCGCCCAGAACGCCGACGGTGGCTGGGGCGGGGCCGAGGGTGTGGGTTCCACCATCGAGGAGACGGCGCTGGCGGTGCAGGCCCTGGCGGATGTCCTGGAGGAGGGTTCGCCAGCCCGGGGTCTGACGGGTGCCTCCCTTGAGACTGCCGTCTGCAAGGGGGCGAACTGGTTGGTCTCCGAGACTCGAGGAGGGCGGAACTTCAGGCCGTCCCCCATCGGGCTCTACTTCTCCAAGCTGTGGTACTACGAACGCCAGTACCCGGTCATCTTCAGCGTGGCTGCCCTGGGCCGCGCGGCCTCCACGGCTTATCGGTGA
- a CDS encoding polyprenyl synthetase family protein produces the protein MIRKVTDDIKRVPDSGNGVLLTLPAKVPKQAYRPAQSNIPNDKLVRVFLKKVVADHVRTVGAVPPLTMDELREHAVAVLRTAKLDSKYRDYAAILVSNESWRDTLAQIPYNRRLLLLPKCLRVEERCPAPFDEFGLLCKECGLCSIQDLSVEAERLGYAVLVAEGSAIVRQMIETGKIEAVVGVSCINVLEKCFPHMEAAAVPGMAIPLLQDDCVNTTVDLDWVWDLIHLTADDKTYRLDLDGLKREVQSWFHKEALAELLGQPEEETAAIARGWLAKAGKRWRPYLATCTYMALQSHRQEAAPQASPELKKLAVAIECFHKASLIHDDIEDGDLERYGSPALHAEVGVPVALNVGDFLLGEGYRLISELSIDPVVQVEMLRLASDGHLTLSRGQGLELCWARSPKPLSSLQVLDIFRKKTAPAFEVALRLGACLGGADDDTHAVLRQYSQSLGIAYQIRDDLEDYDGTSDSNDLEALRPSLMLAIAHKRALQGREKDLIASLFRMDCRYSQVSEEVQRILAERGVTEKAQELLEAYKEEAVRSLRFLSNPTLKGLLRRVVGKIFGEQFIEGYCSEFEARNAASRAAGPQPAARSH, from the coding sequence ATGATCCGGAAGGTAACGGATGATATCAAGAGGGTGCCGGATTCCGGGAACGGGGTCCTGCTGACACTTCCGGCCAAGGTTCCCAAGCAAGCCTATCGTCCCGCCCAGTCCAATATTCCCAACGACAAGCTGGTTCGGGTCTTTCTGAAAAAGGTCGTGGCCGATCATGTCCGCACAGTGGGCGCAGTGCCCCCGCTGACCATGGACGAGCTGCGGGAACATGCCGTCGCCGTGCTCAGGACGGCCAAGCTGGACAGTAAGTACCGGGACTACGCGGCCATCCTGGTCAGCAACGAGTCCTGGCGGGATACCTTGGCCCAGATCCCCTACAACCGCCGCCTCCTGCTGCTTCCCAAGTGCCTGCGCGTGGAAGAGCGCTGTCCAGCGCCCTTTGACGAGTTCGGACTGCTCTGCAAGGAATGCGGGCTCTGCTCGATTCAGGACCTGTCGGTGGAGGCGGAGCGATTGGGCTACGCCGTGCTGGTTGCGGAGGGCTCGGCTATCGTGCGTCAGATGATCGAGACCGGCAAGATCGAAGCGGTGGTGGGGGTCAGTTGCATCAACGTGCTGGAGAAGTGCTTCCCTCACATGGAAGCGGCCGCCGTGCCGGGAATGGCCATTCCGCTGCTCCAGGACGATTGCGTGAACACCACCGTGGACCTGGACTGGGTCTGGGACCTGATTCACCTGACGGCCGACGACAAGACCTATCGCCTCGACCTGGACGGACTCAAGAGAGAGGTCCAGAGCTGGTTCCACAAGGAGGCGCTGGCCGAGCTGCTGGGCCAACCGGAAGAGGAGACGGCCGCCATCGCCCGGGGCTGGCTGGCCAAGGCCGGAAAACGCTGGAGACCCTATCTGGCCACCTGCACCTATATGGCGCTGCAGAGTCACCGCCAGGAGGCGGCTCCCCAGGCCTCACCCGAGTTGAAGAAGCTGGCGGTGGCCATTGAGTGCTTCCACAAGGCTTCCCTGATCCACGACGACATCGAAGACGGAGACCTGGAGCGCTACGGCAGCCCGGCGCTGCACGCCGAGGTCGGGGTGCCGGTGGCTCTCAACGTGGGCGACTTCCTGCTGGGAGAGGGATACCGATTGATCTCGGAGCTCTCCATCGACCCGGTGGTTCAGGTGGAGATGCTGCGGCTGGCCTCGGACGGCCACCTGACCTTGAGCCGCGGGCAGGGTCTGGAGCTCTGTTGGGCTCGGAGTCCAAAGCCGCTCTCTTCTCTGCAGGTGCTGGACATCTTCCGCAAGAAGACAGCCCCGGCCTTCGAGGTGGCGTTGCGTCTGGGAGCCTGCCTGGGAGGCGCCGACGACGACACCCACGCCGTCCTGCGCCAGTACAGTCAATCGTTGGGAATTGCCTATCAGATTCGCGACGATCTGGAGGACTACGATGGGACCAGCGATTCGAACGACCTGGAAGCCCTGCGGCCGTCGCTGATGCTGGCCATTGCCCACAAGCGTGCCCTGCAGGGCCGGGAGAAGGATCTCATTGCCTCCCTCTTTCGGATGGACTGCCGCTATTCGCAGGTATCCGAAGAGGTCCAGCGAATCCTGGCCGAGCGCGGCGTTACCGAAAAGGCTCAGGAACTGCTGGAAGCCTACAAAGAAGAGGCGGTGCGTTCCCTGCGCTTTCTCTCCAACCCGACGCTGAAGGGGTTGCTCCGCCGGGTGGTGGGCAAGATCTTCGGCGAGCAGTTCATCGAGGGCTATTGCAGTGAGTTTGAGGCTCGAAATGCTGCAAGTCGCGCGGCTGGCCCCCAACCTGCTGCGCGAAGCCACTGA
- a CDS encoding glycine cleavage system protein H, translated as MGQDRQRQIRYKRSRFSTRLPVDRRYTASHFWTVEQQSGLWRVGMTKFATRMLGDLVEFEFDARPGQQVSVGQTIGWIEAFKALTDLYCVVDGVFESVNPLIEQDISLVDTDPYGKGWLYSVSGTLESNSVDVQGYVEILDLTIDKMKEQSGHKDDHG; from the coding sequence ATGGGACAAGACCGGCAGCGGCAAATTCGCTACAAGCGATCCAGGTTTTCAACGCGGCTGCCGGTGGATCGACGCTATACCGCCTCTCACTTCTGGACTGTCGAGCAGCAATCCGGCCTGTGGCGGGTGGGAATGACCAAATTCGCCACACGAATGCTCGGCGATCTTGTAGAATTCGAATTCGACGCCAGGCCGGGCCAGCAGGTCAGCGTTGGCCAGACCATCGGCTGGATCGAAGCCTTCAAGGCCCTGACCGACCTTTATTGTGTGGTCGACGGGGTCTTCGAAAGTGTGAACCCCCTGATCGAGCAGGACATCAGCCTGGTCGACACCGATCCCTACGGAAAGGGCTGGCTCTACAGCGTCAGCGGCACCCTCGAATCCAACAGCGTGGACGTGCAGGGATACGTGGAGATTCTGGATCTCACCATCGACAAGATGAAAGAGCAGTCGGGGCACAAGGACGATCATGGATAA
- a CDS encoding cobalamin biosynthesis protein P47K has translation MDKARYIMIGGFLGAGKTTAVLRLAELLQRRGSQVGLITNDQSHGLVDTAVLGSSGFPVEEITGGCFCCKFDSLVGASERLSREQRPDVFLAEPVGSCTDLKATVDYPLRRMYGGNYWIAPLSVMVDPVRALRILELEPGKSFSSKVVYVYRKQLEEADIIVVNKIDLLSSQRLERLSQALQEMFSPDRVLAVSARQGTGLEEWFERISQPLESMQRDLEVDYDTYAEGEALLGWLNCSLRVEANAGFDGNALLHKAMTAIQRRLRSREIAHLKMTLTPDEQGNDIGVANLTGTDGVPEQSHVLQDPLSTGELIVNLRAEADPQALRSLVLEVLEAIGRDDGVAVKIEHLEAFRPARPTPTHRLRASQSGMAATQATPV, from the coding sequence ATGGATAAAGCCCGCTACATCATGATCGGTGGTTTTCTCGGGGCCGGCAAGACTACGGCCGTGTTGCGCCTGGCCGAGCTCTTGCAACGCCGCGGGTCTCAAGTGGGATTGATCACCAACGACCAGAGCCACGGACTGGTCGATACCGCTGTGCTCGGCTCCAGCGGCTTTCCCGTGGAAGAGATTACGGGCGGCTGCTTCTGCTGCAAGTTCGATTCCCTGGTAGGCGCCTCCGAGCGCCTGTCGAGGGAGCAACGCCCCGATGTCTTCCTGGCCGAGCCGGTGGGGAGCTGCACCGATTTGAAAGCCACGGTGGACTATCCCCTGCGCCGCATGTATGGCGGCAACTACTGGATCGCTCCCCTCAGCGTTATGGTGGACCCGGTTCGGGCCCTGCGCATTCTGGAGCTCGAGCCCGGCAAGTCTTTCTCCTCCAAGGTGGTTTATGTCTACCGCAAGCAGTTGGAGGAAGCCGACATCATCGTCGTCAACAAGATCGACCTCCTCAGTTCCCAGCGCCTGGAACGACTCAGTCAGGCGCTGCAGGAGATGTTTTCCCCCGACCGGGTGCTGGCTGTTTCCGCCCGCCAGGGTACAGGGCTGGAGGAATGGTTCGAACGGATTTCCCAACCCCTGGAGTCCATGCAGCGGGACCTTGAAGTGGATTACGATACCTACGCCGAAGGAGAGGCGCTGCTGGGTTGGCTCAACTGCAGTTTGCGGGTGGAGGCCAACGCCGGTTTTGACGGCAATGCCCTTCTGCACAAGGCGATGACGGCCATCCAGCGACGCCTCCGGTCCCGGGAAATCGCACACTTGAAGATGACCTTGACCCCTGACGAGCAGGGCAACGATATCGGCGTGGCCAACCTGACCGGTACCGATGGCGTTCCGGAGCAGTCCCATGTGTTGCAAGACCCCCTGAGTACCGGGGAACTCATTGTCAACCTGCGAGCGGAGGCCGATCCGCAAGCTCTGAGGAGCCTGGTTCTGGAGGTTTTAGAGGCCATCGGCCGGGATGATGGCGTGGCCGTCAAGATCGAGCACCTGGAAGCCTTCCGGCCGGCCCGACCCACGCCCACCCATCGACTGCGGGCGTCGCAATCCGGTATGGCGGCCACGCAGGCCACTCCCGTTTAG
- a CDS encoding radical SAM protein codes for MLTTMLSFGYRMVRTTDARLLWKIGYNFGYKGIRSVQRFKARLKQGQTFPPFLYVSITNSCNLRCQGCWVDVDKPQSLISFDDMNRLIENAKEHGNSFFGILGGEPFLHPDLVSILKAHPDCYFQIFTNGHAITDKMASELRSAGNATPLVSVEGTEAVSDVRRGRKGVLNRTLAGIEACLRHRLITGVATSVCQSNFDDLVRESWIDTLIEMGVHYTWFHTYRPVGPVANPQLALTADQGLQLRRFVLDMRNRKPIGIVDAYYDDQGQALCPAATGISHHISPFGDVEPCPVIQFANESIQDNRGDLFKTMTESPLLEDFRRTAAGATQGCIVLERPDLLKQVVERNGAQDTTLRQGAMPELEQMESRPSQYNPGNELPEENWAYRFAKKHWFFGFGAYT; via the coding sequence ATGTTGACCACCATGCTCTCCTTTGGCTATCGGATGGTGCGAACCACCGACGCCCGCCTGCTGTGGAAGATCGGCTACAACTTCGGCTACAAGGGCATCCGTTCGGTTCAGCGGTTCAAGGCCCGGCTCAAGCAGGGGCAGACCTTTCCCCCCTTTCTCTATGTCTCCATCACCAACAGCTGCAACCTGCGCTGTCAGGGGTGCTGGGTGGACGTCGACAAGCCCCAATCGCTGATCAGCTTCGATGACATGAACCGCTTGATCGAGAATGCCAAGGAGCACGGGAACAGCTTTTTCGGGATCCTCGGGGGGGAACCGTTTCTCCATCCCGACCTCGTTTCCATTCTGAAGGCTCACCCCGACTGCTATTTTCAGATCTTCACCAACGGTCATGCCATCACCGACAAGATGGCCTCGGAACTCCGCAGCGCCGGTAACGCCACGCCCCTGGTCAGCGTGGAAGGAACCGAAGCCGTCAGCGACGTTCGCCGTGGGCGCAAGGGCGTCCTGAACCGGACCCTGGCCGGCATCGAGGCCTGCCTGCGGCACCGCCTGATCACCGGAGTCGCCACCAGCGTCTGCCAGAGCAACTTCGACGACCTGGTCCGGGAGTCCTGGATTGACACTCTCATCGAAATGGGCGTTCACTACACCTGGTTTCATACCTATCGCCCGGTGGGGCCCGTCGCCAATCCCCAACTCGCTCTCACAGCCGATCAGGGACTCCAACTGAGGCGGTTCGTTCTGGACATGCGCAACCGCAAACCGATCGGGATCGTGGATGCCTACTACGACGACCAGGGGCAAGCCCTGTGCCCGGCGGCCACCGGGATCAGCCACCACATCAGCCCCTTTGGCGACGTGGAGCCCTGCCCCGTGATTCAGTTCGCCAATGAGTCCATCCAGGACAACCGGGGGGACCTGTTCAAGACCATGACCGAGTCTCCCTTGCTGGAGGACTTTCGGCGGACGGCTGCCGGGGCTACCCAGGGCTGCATCGTGCTGGAACGGCCCGACCTGCTCAAGCAGGTGGTGGAACGCAACGGGGCTCAAGACACCACCCTGCGGCAGGGAGCCATGCCGGAACTGGAACAGATGGAATCCAGGCCCAGCCAGTACAACCCCGGGAACGAGCTCCCGGAAGAAAACTGGGCTTATCGCTTCGCCAAGAAACACTGGTTTTTCGGATTTGGAGCCTATACCTGA
- a CDS encoding ferredoxin family protein, with the protein MIAPKTPLRIGLYRNGGRPLPGDDRHYDLTRSLLDKGYAVSVIRSNSQLGDLQEGAWLLLGCFGKEEPLPAMGNGNGDKLYFRDIDGLETSQILDAVEEVRGQTELPDPGGWKPWFPVIDYNRCTNCMQCLSFCLFDVYGVHEDKIQVQNESNCKTDCPACSRVCPEVAILFPKYKSGPINGDVVRQEDIQREAMKVDISALLGGDLYSSLRTRQTEARQRFSTERDESRALLERKKCLRKLKKDFDIPDEVLMSLPSAGDIQERAERAKAKLAARQERSQTVKDNRPAPTEDDWGI; encoded by the coding sequence GTGATCGCTCCCAAGACTCCTCTCCGGATTGGTCTCTACCGGAACGGCGGCCGGCCCCTGCCTGGCGACGACCGGCACTACGACCTGACCCGCAGCCTCCTCGATAAAGGCTATGCGGTTTCGGTCATCCGCTCAAACAGCCAGCTCGGAGACCTGCAGGAAGGCGCATGGCTTCTACTGGGATGCTTCGGCAAGGAAGAACCGCTTCCCGCCATGGGAAACGGGAACGGAGACAAGCTCTACTTTCGGGACATCGACGGTCTCGAAACCTCCCAGATTCTGGATGCCGTTGAGGAGGTGCGAGGGCAAACCGAGCTGCCCGATCCCGGTGGCTGGAAACCCTGGTTTCCTGTCATCGATTACAACCGCTGCACCAACTGCATGCAGTGCCTGAGCTTCTGTCTCTTTGACGTCTACGGGGTGCACGAGGACAAGATCCAGGTCCAGAACGAAAGCAACTGCAAGACGGACTGCCCTGCCTGCTCCCGAGTATGCCCCGAGGTGGCCATTCTCTTTCCCAAGTACAAGAGCGGCCCCATCAACGGCGATGTGGTCCGCCAGGAGGACATCCAGCGCGAGGCCATGAAGGTGGACATCTCGGCCCTGCTGGGCGGGGATCTCTACAGTTCCCTGCGCACGCGTCAGACGGAGGCCCGACAGCGCTTCTCCACCGAGCGGGACGAGTCTCGGGCCCTGCTGGAGCGCAAGAAGTGCCTGCGCAAGCTGAAGAAGGACTTTGACATCCCGGACGAGGTTCTGATGAGCCTGCCCTCGGCCGGCGACATACAGGAACGGGCCGAACGGGCCAAGGCGAAGCTGGCTGCCCGCCAGGAACGCTCCCAGACCGTTAAGGACAACCGCCCGGCTCCCACCGAAGACGACTGGGGAATCTAG
- a CDS encoding sodium/solute symporter (Members of the Solute:Sodium Symporter (SSS), TC 2.A.21 as described in tcdb.org, catalyze solute:Na+ symport. Known solutes for members of the family include sugars, amino acids, nucleosides, inositols, vitamins, urea or anions, depending on the system.): MPTFEFVDYLIVVAYLSGIVALATHFSGRQKSLSEYFHGSASIPWWAVGISNLATAFSPISYLAVAGWIFLKDSRNSLVADCLGLVLLPLTAAIWLPLWSRLRVLSVYEYLEIRYHPWIRSAGAILFLMVTTIWAGTAMTTTGMGFEQATGFDARWCIVVITMLGTAYTAVGGMRAVIWTDVAQFSIFVAGYAAILFFLLGMFDWQPLEIYRIASNTISPETGHPHTQLISFELDATIEATFWVLLFNKMFLVLSFGANQWEIQRLHSTRSRPEMLKAMVGGKLAMILVAFVSIPTAWGFVAFYAQHPDLKATIPHPDQVLPAFVATQLPHLVRSLIMAGVLAALMSSLDSAINSMGSVTVNDFVRRYLLPRAPERQLVFVAKALTFVFGAVVLVFSLWQLQAQGQTAFEKLGRLTAVIAAPMPSFFALGVLSRRVNTKGAIIGAVAGMTFSILFNGIPGLLERPLGGINWMWVAGLATAVNLTVGYTASYLFSPPPAEALDRVHR; the protein is encoded by the coding sequence ATGCCGACATTTGAATTCGTCGATTACCTCATCGTTGTTGCTTACCTGTCGGGAATCGTCGCCCTGGCGACCCACTTTTCAGGGCGGCAGAAATCGCTCTCGGAATACTTTCATGGGAGCGCTTCCATCCCGTGGTGGGCCGTCGGGATCTCCAACCTGGCGACAGCCTTCAGCCCCATCAGCTATCTGGCCGTGGCGGGGTGGATTTTTTTGAAGGATAGCCGTAACAGCCTGGTGGCCGACTGCCTTGGATTGGTGCTGCTCCCGTTGACGGCCGCCATCTGGCTGCCATTGTGGAGTCGCCTGCGCGTGCTGTCAGTTTACGAATATCTGGAAATTCGCTACCACCCCTGGATCCGTTCGGCCGGTGCGATTCTCTTCCTGATGGTCACCACCATTTGGGCAGGCACGGCCATGACGACCACCGGAATGGGGTTCGAACAGGCGACCGGCTTCGACGCGCGCTGGTGCATCGTTGTCATTACGATGCTGGGAACAGCTTATACGGCGGTGGGTGGCATGCGGGCGGTAATCTGGACCGACGTAGCCCAGTTTTCCATTTTTGTAGCGGGTTATGCCGCCATTCTCTTTTTCTTGCTGGGAATGTTCGATTGGCAGCCGCTGGAGATTTACCGCATTGCCTCAAACACCATTTCGCCCGAGACCGGACATCCCCACACGCAGTTGATCTCGTTCGAGCTGGACGCGACCATCGAAGCGACCTTCTGGGTTCTGCTGTTCAACAAGATGTTTCTGGTGCTGTCCTTCGGCGCCAATCAGTGGGAGATCCAGCGCCTTCACTCCACCCGTTCGCGGCCCGAGATGCTCAAAGCCATGGTCGGCGGCAAGCTGGCCATGATTCTCGTTGCTTTTGTTTCAATACCCACGGCCTGGGGATTCGTCGCCTTTTACGCCCAACACCCGGATCTGAAGGCGACGATTCCGCATCCGGACCAGGTGCTGCCCGCCTTTGTGGCGACCCAGCTGCCTCATCTGGTCAGAAGCCTGATCATGGCGGGTGTCCTTGCCGCCTTGATGTCCAGCCTGGACTCGGCCATCAACTCCATGGGGAGCGTGACAGTCAACGACTTTGTGCGTCGATATCTATTACCTCGGGCGCCGGAGCGGCAGCTGGTCTTCGTGGCCAAGGCGCTGACCTTTGTTTTCGGCGCCGTGGTGCTGGTCTTTTCCCTCTGGCAACTTCAGGCGCAAGGCCAGACAGCCTTTGAAAAATTGGGAAGACTCACCGCCGTAATCGCAGCTCCCATGCCATCCTTTTTCGCCCTGGGCGTATTGTCGCGGCGGGTCAACACCAAGGGCGCGATCATTGGAGCAGTGGCGGGAATGACGTTTTCAATTCTGTTCAACGGCATCCCGGGCCTGCTGGAGAGACCATTGGGTGGAATCAACTGGATGTGGGTCGCGGGACTGGCTACCGCGGTCAACCTGACCGTCGGTTACACGGCAAGCTACCTGTTTTCGCCTCCGCCGGCCGAGGCGCTGGACAGGGTTCACCGATAA